The Diospyros lotus cultivar Yz01 chromosome 15, ASM1463336v1, whole genome shotgun sequence genome has a window encoding:
- the LOC127791790 gene encoding eukaryotic translation initiation factor 1A-like, which yields MPKNKGKGGKNRKRGKNEADDEKRELVFKEDGQEYAQVLRMLGNGRCEATCIDGTKRLCHIRGKMHKKVWIAAGDIILVGLRDYQDDKADVILKYMPDEARLLKAYGELPESTRLNEGIAGGLDEEDDGAGDDYIEFEDEDIDKI from the coding sequence ATGCCGAAGAACAAGGGAAAGGGAGGAAAGAACCGGAAGAGAGGGAAGAACGAGGCGGACGACGAGAAGCGCGAGCTGGTGTTCAAGGAGGACGGCCAAGAATACGCCCAGGTGCTCCGAATGCTCGGCAATGGCCGCTGCGAGGCCACGTGCATCGACGGCACCAAGCGCCTCTGCCACATCCGAGGCAAGATGCACAAGAAGGTCTGGATCGCCGCCGGCGACATCATACTCGTCGGCCTCCGGGACTACCAGGACGACAAGGCCGACGTTATCCTCAAGTACATGCCGGACGAGGCCAGGCTCTTGAAGGCCTACGGGGAGCTGCCGGAGAGCACCAGGCTCAATGAGGGGATTGCTGGTGGACTCGACGAGGAGGATGATGGTGCTGGTGATGATTACATCGAGTTTGAGGATGAAGATATCGATAAGATCTGA
- the LOC127792474 gene encoding putative BPI/LBP family protein At1g04970 has protein sequence MERNAFLLGLFILLVPSYTFVHSTEEGFVSVEIFRKGLNFAKDLLINKGISSLVPLELPEIEKSVKIKLLGTVHVTLSDIVLYEVDVNSSTVKLGNTGITIVASGAKAYLNMSWSYRYGSWIVISDSGVASVEVEGMEVGLTIDLENQQGNLKLSLLECGCYVKDVNLQLDGGASWLYQGLVGFFEKPLRSTIEDTVSQAIEDAIMELDPLLKSIPKEISIDNIATLNVTCINDLVYSNDSINFEIDGLFSARDKAVASKYNVRNSQASVSCESAAKMLGISIHEKVVNSASLVYFDADVMHWIIDKISDQSLLNTAEWKYVLPQLYKQYPNHDMNLNVSVTSPPTVKVAQQNIDAAIHLDVIIDVLDDGKVIPVACISTKITISAYPEISKNGLAGRVELNAFTMALEWSTIGNIHLNLVQPVVRTVLRTIVFPYVNLLLWKGIPLPSIRGFTLQNAEIGYKGPRIVVCSDVGSVKQQGFNPIMEF, from the exons ATGGAAAGAAATGCTTTCCTTCTTGGGTTGTTCATATTGTTGGTTCCTTCATACACTTTTGTCCATTCCACGGAGGAAGGCTTCGTTTCCGTGGAGATATTCAGAAAGGGTCTGAATTTTGCTAAAGATTTGCTAATAAACAAAGGAATCTCCTCCTTAGTTCCACTTGAGTTGCCTGAAATTGAGAAGTCCGTTAAAATCAAACTTCTGGGTACTGTTCATGTTACTCTTTCAGACATCGTTCTTTACGAGGTTGATGTCAATTCTTCAACTGTTAAGCTGGGAAATACGGGCATCACGATTGTTGCTTCTGGGGCCAAGGCATATCTGAACATGAGCTGGAGCTATCGCTATGGTAGTTGGATTGTGATTTCAGATTCAGGGGTCGCCTCTGTGGAG GTTGAAGGCATGGAAGTTGGGCTTACTATAGACTTGGAGAACCAACAAGGAAATCTTAAGCTCTCTCTACTGGAATGTGGATGTTATGTAAAGGATGTTAATCTACAGTTGGATGGTGGAGCATCTTGGTTATATCAAGG ATTGGTGGGTTTTTTTGAAAAGCCATTGCGCTCAACAATTGAAGATACTGTTTCCCAGGCAATTGAAGATGCAATTATGGAGCTTGACCCTTTGTTGAAATctattccaaaagaaatttcaatTGATAACATTGCTACCCTGAATGTAACATGCATAAACGACCTTGTTTACAGCAATGATTCCATCAACTTTGAGATTGATGGGTTATTCTCAGCAAGGGATAAAGCTGTAGCGAGTAAATACAATGTGAGAAATTCACAAGCTTCAGTTTCCTGTGAGAGTGCAGCTAAGATGCTTGGGATTTCAATACATGAAAAAGTTGTTAATTCAGCATCTTTGGTTTATTTTGAT GCAGATGTTATGCATTGGATAATTGACAAAATATCAGATCAGTCCTTGCTGAACACTGCTGAATGGAAATATGTTCTTCCTCAGCTGTACAAGCAATACCCAAATCATGACATGAATCTGAATGTCTCTGTGACTTCACCGCCGACCGTAAAAGTTGCACAGCAGAATATTGATGCTGCAATTCACTTAGATGTGATAATTGATGTTCTTGATGATGGAAAAGTAATACCAGTTGCATGCATCTCAACG AAAATCACTATCTCAGCTTATCCGGAAATCTCCAAGAATGGTCTAGCTGGCAGAGTCGAATTGAATGCTTTTACCATGGCTTTGGAGTGGAGCACAATTGGTAACATTCACTTGAATCTAGTGCAG CCAGTAGTCCGTACAGTCCTGAGAACCATCGTCTTCCCATATGTGAACTTGCTCCTCTGGAAAGGAATTCCCTTGCCGAGTATTCGAGGCTTTACTCTCCAAAATGCTGAAATTGGCTACAAGGGTCCGAGGATTGTTGTCTGCAGTGATGTAGGGTCTGTAAAACAGCAGGGTTTCAATCCTATTATGGAGTTTTAG